The segment CAGGCGGTCCCCGGAGAGGCGGACGATGGTGTCCATCTCGAAGGGGTAGGCGATCATCGTCCCCACGGCCAGCAGCAGCGCCGACAGCGCCGGCGGCACCGCCGCGAGCAGCCGCGTCCCCGTCACCGACTCCGGCGCCGGCAGCGCCGTGGCGGCCAGCAGCGGCAGGAAGGCCGCGCCCATGGCGAACAGCCCCCAGGCCAGGGCCCGTCCCGGCTCCATCCTGGCCTTGCACCAGGCGGTGACCCGGGTCTGGAAGAGGATCGTGCTCAGGCCGGAGACGGCGAACAGCACCGCCACCGCCGCGGAGGCGAACCGGCCCTCGCCGCCGATCCGGCGGACCTCCAGCGGCAGTGCCATGTACACCTGGAAGGTCATCACGTACGAGCCGATCATCGCCACCGAGAACAGCAGGAACGGCCGGTTGCGCAGGATCCCGCGCCACTGCGCCAGCACCCCTTCCCGCTGTTCCGGGGCGCGTTGCGCCGGGGAGACCTCGCCGCGCCGCTGCGGCAGGGCCCGGATCTGCACCAGGCTCAGCACCGCGAAGATCCCGGCGGCCACCAGGCAGGTGACGCGGAAGTCCACGCCCGTCAGCACCATGCCGACCAGGGGGCCCAGCAGGATCCCGGCCTGGTAGAAGACGTTGAACAGGGCGAAGGCCTCGACCCGGCGCTCGCCCGCGTCGGCCGCCAGGTAGGCGCGGCTGGCCGGGTTGAACAGGGCCCCGGCCAGGCCCGTCGCGGCGGAGGCGGCGACCAGCGCGGGCACAGAGTCCACCAGGCCGAGCGTGGCGAACCCGGCGACGCGCAGCACCAGCCCCGCGACGATCATCGGCTTGTAGCCGAGCCGGTCGGCGAGGGTGCCCCCGACGAGGAACATGCCCTGCTGGCTGAAGTTGCGGACGCCGAGGATCAGCCCGACCGTCCAGCCCGCCAGCCCGAGCGGCCCGGCCAGATGGGTGGCCAGGTAGGGCATGAGCATGTAGAAGCCGAGGTTGATGGTGAACTGGTTCACCATCAGCAGCCGGACGCTGCGCTCGTACGTGCGGACCTGTGCGAGGGTGCCCTTCATCAGGCCGACACCTCCGCCGCGGCCAGGGTGAGCGGGTCGACCACGGAGGTGCAGCGGGTCCACCGCGTGACCTCCTTCTCGTCCAGCCGTCCGATCCTGTCGGGCTCCGGCGCCGGCGGGGAGTCGAGCAGGCCGTGGGCGGCGCAGTAGTCGTCGTCGTAGACGGTGCCGAGGTAGCGCTGGGGCCCGTCGGGGAAGACGGCCGCGATCCGGGCCTCCGGGGGGAGGGTGCGGGCCAGCCATCCGGCGACCAGGGCGACCGCGCCGACGCTCCAGCCGCCGGTGGCGTAGTGGGAGGAGGCCAGCTCGCGGCAGGTCCACACGGCCTCTCCCGGGGCGACCCAGTGGACCTCGGAGAACTGCTCGTAGGCCACGTTGCGGGGGTAGATGCTGGAGCCCAGGCCGCGCATCAGCCGGGTGCGGGCGGGCTGGCCGAAGATGGTGGAGCCGACGGTGTCCACGCCCACCACCTTCAGGTCCGGGTAGAGCTGCCGCAGGGCGCGCGAGACGCCCGCCGAGTGGCCGCCGGTGCCGACGCTGCACACCAGGACGTCGATGTGGCCGAGTTCGGTGGCCAGTTCGAGGGCGAGCGGGGTGTAGGCGGTGGTGTTGTCCGGGTTGTTGTACTGGTCCGGGCACCAGGAGCCGGGGTGCTGCCCCAGCAGTTCGGTGACCCGGTCCCGGCGCGCCTGCTGCCAGCCGCCGGCCGGGTGGGGTTCGCAGACGACGTCGACCCGGGCCCCGTACGCGGTCAGCAGCCGGGTCATGGACGGCTCCAGGCCGGGGTCGGTGACCAGGGTGACGGGGTGTCCGTAGACCATGCCCGCCAGGGCCAGGCCGAGGCCCAGGGTGCCGCTGGTGGACTCGATGATGCGGGCTCCCGGCTCCAGGTCCCCCCGGGCGCGGGCACGTTCGACCATGTGCAGGCCGGGGCGGTCTTTGATGCCGCCGGGATTGAAGCCCTCCAGCTTCGCCCAGAAGCCGCGCCCCGCCGGGGACAGGGGCTCGGAGACGCGCAGCAGGGGGGTGTTGCCGACCAGCCCGGAGAGGGTGGTGCGGACGGGAGGAGTGACGTCGGTGGCCGAAGAATGCATGGTTCCGCTCTCGTGTGATGGGTGCGTCGGAGATAGCTCTCGGGAAGAGTCGTGCCGTGGCAGGGCGGGGTTCCCCGTGGGGCGTGCGCAGCCTCGGTGAACGGGCTCACGGGAGCGGTCTAGAGCCGCCATCGGCAGACGGCGGTCAGCGTGGAACGTCCGCAGCGGGCCCGGGCGGGACCCGCGGCGCCGGCGGTCACGGGCCCCGGGGCCGCCTGGTACCGGGCCCGGCCGACGGGCAGGGGGGTGCCGGAGCGGGTGGAAGGGGCCGGGTCGGAGGGGGAGCGGCCGAAGCCGTGGGCCGGGTCGGGGTGCCGGTGTCCTTCAGCGCCCGTGGGTCCGGGCTGGAGCACGGTTTGAGCGGCTGACGAGCCGTCCGCGACGTGCGGGTGCGTCAGGGAGGCGCAGGAGAGGGAGGCGAAGAGCAGGGCGCCGAGCAGGCTGACGAGCAGCGCCCCGAACCCGGTCGTACCGGGGCGAGCCGGGCGGGTGGGGGGATGGGCGGGCACAGTTCCTCCGTGCGGCGGGCGCCCCTCGGCCCGGGAGGGGCGGGAGCGGCGGCGGGATCGCGGGGGGACGGCACCCGGGCGGCACGGCTGGGCGTGCGGGGGTGCCGGCGGCGTGATCCCGGCCTATACGCGCAGGACGGCGGAGCTTCCCGTGAGCGGCGGGACGGTGCCGGCGGCGCTCGCGCCCGCGCGGGCCGCCTCGGGGCCGCGGGGTACGTCCGCCGGGGCGCAGTGCGCGACGGGGGACGCCGGGGCGGGCGGGGCGTCGACGGCGTGGCCGGCCCGTGGCGGCAGGGGCGCGCACTCGTGCACCGGGTGCGCGGGGTCGTGCCGCCCGGCGGCGGTCCCGGCCGGGGCGGAGGCCCCTGCGGGGTCCGCGGTGCCGGCCTGCGTCACGACGCCGACGGTGGCGGGGGCCGCAGGCGTGTCGCCCGACGTGTCCGTGGCGTCCGCACGCGGGGCGATGCCGCCGGTGGCGGTGGCGGTGGCGGTGGCGGTGGCGGTGGCGGTGGCGGTGGCGTCGGCGTCGGCCGGAGGCGTGGCGTCGGCCCGTGGTGTGCGGGTCCGGGGTGTGGTGTCGGTGCGGGAAGTGGTGCGCGCCGCACGTGCGGTGGTGGTCCGGGCTGTGGCGGCCGGGGCCGTGTCCGTGGTCCGGGCGGTGGAGTGGTCGGTCGTGCTGTGGGAGCCGCCCGTGCCGTGGGCGCAGACCAGGGCCAGGAGCAGCAGGGCCAGCCCGAGCAGCTGCGACAGGCCCGCCGACGAGCGGGCCCGCGGAGTGCGGGGGGACCGGGCTGTGACCACGGCGTGATCCTAGCGTTTCCCCCGCGTGATGACCGGGCGCGAATCGGACAATCGCCCGCCGGCTTCCGGTGCGGCCGGCCCCGGGGTCAGGGCCGCGGTTCCCGTGCGTCCAGCTCCCGTGCGTCCAGCGGGATCCTCCAGGCGTTGCGCCGCCGTACGGCGTGCAGTTCGGCCTCCAGCGGGCTCGGGGGCACCGTGAGGACGGGGCACGGCGCGTGCGCCAGGCAGTACCGGGCCACCGACGGCCGCAGGGCGCCCAGCAGCCCGCCGCGCGGTCCGGCGCCGACCACCAGCAGGTCCTCGCCGTCCCGTACGGCGTCGACCAGCGCGGCCCCCGGCAGGCCCCGGACCGCCTGCCCGGCCAGGGTGACGCCCGGTCCGCCCGCTCCGAAGGCCGCGTCCAGGGCCTCCCGCAGCCGCTCGACCGCCGCCGCGCGGCACTCGGGCAGGGGCGAGCACACGCAGGAGGTACGGCTGCCCAGGCCCCCGCCCGGAGCCTGCCAGGCCAGTACCGCCCACAGCTCCGCCCCCCGCAGCCGGGCCTCGACGGCGGCCCGGTGCAGGGCCGTCAGGCTCCCCGGGCTGCCGCTCACACCCGCCACCACGCGTCGCCGCACCGCCGCTCCTCCCCAGCCGCCCGCCCGCCGGGGTCCGGCGGGCCGTGTCCGGGCTCCATTCAACGGCAGGTCCGGGCCGACGGGCCGTCAGAAGCCCGTAAGGAACCGTGCCCGGGGCGTCAGGGTCCCGTCAGGAGGGCCGGGGCGCCCCGGGAAGCGTCCGGCTCAGGCGGGTTCCGGGGTCGCGCGGACCAGGACCAGCGAGCCCTCGTACGTGCTCTGCGTCCGCAGGTGGCCGTGGCGGGCGTCCCAGGCGCCGGAGGCCAGGTCGCGGCGCAGGCTCTCGTCGAAGCGCTCCCGCACCCCGTCGTCGACGAAGCTCCACGCCGAGCAGGCCTGGCGGGCGGCCGGGTCGAGGAGCATCTCGGGACGCCCGTAGTAGGCCTCGTTGAAGCCGTCGGTGCAGTCCAGCGGGACCGGCACGGTGTGGACCGTGCCGGTGCCGCCCAGGGCCGCCGCGATGTCCTCCACGCGCGGGTAGCGCCGGGCCTCGGTGTCCAGGACCTCCGGCGCGTACTCGTACAGCCAGAAGTCGCGGACCAGCGACGGGGCGCAGGTGAGCACGACCACCGGTCCCCGGGTGACCCGCCGCATCTCGCGCAGGCCCCTGGTGACGTCGCTCCACTGGTGCACGCTGAACAGGGTCATCGCCGCGTCGAACGCGCCGTCCGCGAAGGGCAGGTCCTCGGCGACGGCGTCGACGGCGCGCACCAGCCGGGCCGGCCGACGGAGGCGCATGGACCGCGAGGGCTCGACCGCGGTCACCTCGCGGGCCGCGTTCTCGTACGATCCGGCGCCGGCGCCGACGTTGAGGACCGTGCGGGCGTCGCCCAGGGCCTCGGCGATGAAGCGCGCGATACGGGTGTCGGGCCGCCGGAACGAGGAACAGCCGGAGCCGATGGCTCCGTAATCGACGTCCCCGGCGCTGCCGTCCTGAGTGCGTACATTCATGGATGCATCCTGCATCCACGAGGGCCCGTTCGTACACGGCCTTGCAGATGCTTGTGGAAACAGCCATATGGATGGCAGGTGTGGAATGGAGGATGGTCCGGTCCTGAAGCCCCGCGCGAGGGGACGCCCCGTCAGTGCGCCCCGTCGGTCCGCCCGGTCAGTGCACCCCGGCACCGGGCGGCAGCACCGGGAGGCGGAGCACCAGGCGGGCGCCGGCGGGGGAGGGCTCGGCCGTCAGCGTGCCCCCGTGATGGGCGGCCAGGTCGCGGGCGATGGCCAGCCCGAGGCCGGCGCCGCCGTGGTCGCGGCTGCGGGCGTCGTCGAGCCGGGTGAACCGTTCGAAGACCCGCTCCCGGTCGGCGGCCGGGATGCCGGGCCCGTCGTCGCACACCTCCAGGACGGCGGTCCGCGCGTCCGGCGGGCCCGAGGTGCGCAGCGCGAGCTCCACCCGCCCGGCGGCGAACCGCTGGGCGTTGTCCAGCAGGTTGGTCACCACCCGGCTCAGCCACAGCTCGCTGCCCTCCACCACGACCCCGTCCCCGGCCCGGACGCGCACGGGCACCCGGTCGCCCAGCCGCGCGTCCACCGCGTCCCGCACCAGGCCGCCCAGGTCCAGCGGGACGGACGCGGCGGGCTGGGCCGCGTCGATACGGGCGAGCAGGAGCAGGTCGGAGCAGAGCCGCTCCAGCCGGTCGGTGTCCTCCAGCGCCCCACTGATCAGCTCCGGCCACAGCTCGGGGTCCCGGACCGCCAGCGCCACCTCCAGCTGGGTGCGCAGCACGGTCAGCGGGCTGCGCAGTTCGTGCGAGGCGTCGGCGATGAACTGGCGCTGGCGGGTCCCGGAGGACTCCAGCCGGTCCAGGGTGGTGTTCATCGTCCGGGCCAGCCGGGCCACCTCGTCCCCGGTGGGCGGCACCGGGACGCGGCGGTGCAGGTCGCGGTCGCTGATCTCGGCGACCTCGGCGCGGATCGCCTCGACGGGCCGCAGCGCGCGGCCGGTGACCCGCCAGGTCACCAGAGCCACGAGCGCCAGCAGCAGCGGCCCGCCGACGACGAGCGCGGCGGTGGTGGTGTCGTCGGCGGCGTCGACGTCCCGCAGCGAGGTCCCGACGTAGACGGAGACCAGGCCGTCGGGCGTCTGCGTGGTGACCTCGACCACCCGCTGGCGGTGCTCGCCGCCGAGCGGGCGGATCCGCCAGGTGTGGAACAGCGTGCCCGGGCGCCGGGCCCCGGCGGCGGGTCCCAGCGCGGGCAGGCCGGCCAGGTTCGGGGTCGCGCGCAGCACCCGGCCGCGGGCGTTGACCACCTGGACGAAGTCGGTGCCGTGCAGGGGTGCCCGCATCCGGTCGAGGCGGCCGCCGGCCGCGAGCTGCGCGATGGCCACCGCCTGCTCCTCGGCGTCGCGCTCGGCGTTGCGCAGCATGCCGGCCCGCAGCAGCCCGAGCAGCGCGACCGAGGCCACGGCCAGGGCGACGGCCACCACGGCGACGGCGCCCGCGGTGGCCCGCGCGCGGACGGTGACGGGCCGCAGCCCGCGCAGGCGCGACCGCAGCCGGCGCGGCAGCGTCTTCAGGGAGCGGGGGCCGCGCCCCGCGACGTCAGCCACCGTCGGCCGCCAGCCGGTACCCGACGCCCCGCACGGTCTCCAGGGCGGACCGGCCGAACGGGGCGTCGATCTTCCGGCGCACCGCGCTGACGTGCACCTCGACCACGTTCGGATCGCCGTCGAAGGCGCTGTCCCACACCTGCTCCAGGATCTCCCGCTTGGGCACCACCTCGCCGGGCCGCCGGGCCAGGTACTCCAGCACCGCGAACTCCCTCGCCGTCAGCCGTATCTCCGTCTCCCCGCGCGAGCACAGGTGGCGGGCCGGGTCCAGCAGGAGGTCGCCGAGGAGCAGGGCCTGCGGGCCGCGGCGGCCCGTGCGCCGGCCCAGCGCGCGCAGCCGGGCGACCAGGACGAGGTAGGAGAACGGCTTGGAGAGGAAGTCGTCGGCGCCGGTGTCCAGGGCCTCCGCCTCGTCGTACTCGCCGTCCTTCGCGGTGAGCATCAGGATCCCGGCCTCGTTGCCGGCCGCGCGCAGCCGGGCGCACACCCGGTAGCCGTTGAGGCCGGGCAGCATGATGTCGAGCACGATCAGGTCGTAGTCGTGCTCGCAGGCCAGCCACAGCCCCTGCGGGCCGTCGTGGGCCACGTCCACCGTGAACCCCTCGGACTGCAGGCCCCGCTGCAGGGCGGCGGCCAGCCGCCGTTCGTCCTCCACCACCAGTACGCGCATGCCGACCAGGGTCTCAGGCCCGGCCGGCGGCTTGCTGAAGAGGTCTTCAGCGGGCTTCAGGTGGGCTTCAGCATCGCCTCGGCAGGCTCTGCGACGAGCCGGGTGCGGTGCCCGGCGGTCTTCCGAGGAGTCCCGCCATGTCAGAGTCCTTCCCGCAGCCCGAGCAGACCTCCGGACCGGAGCCCGAGGCCGTGGCCGGTGAGGGCCCGGCCAAGCGCAAGGGCCGCCTCGCCCGCGTGGGCCGTGTGGTGCCCCGTGGCGCGGGCGCGCGCTGGGCGGTGGCCGGGGCGGCCGCCGCGGTGATCGTGGGCGGCGGGGCCGCGGCCGTGGCGGTCGCGGGCCACCACCACGGGCACCACGAGCCGATGGCGAAGGACGGCCGCCCGGGCTGGTCCGCGCCCGACCACGAGGGCGGTCACGGCGGCGGCCACGGACCCAAGGGCGAGCGCCCCCACCCGAGGGACCCGAAGGTCCGCGACGGGGCCGCCGGCGCGCGCGGGGAGTCCGCGAAGAAGCGTGCGGGGGCTCCCGTCCCGCTGCCCGCCCTGCCCATCGACCAGGCGGCGCAGAAGGCGGCCGCGACCGTGCCCGGCGGCAAGGTCGAGGCCCTGCGGGCGGTCCCCCAGCAGGGCGGCGGCAGCGCCTGGCAGGCCGTGGTGCTGGGCCCGGACGGCGTCCGCCACGCGGTGACCCTCTCCGGCACCGACGGCACCCCCACCGCGAACACCCCGCTCGCCCAGGGCTGAGCCCCGCCGCGGCGGCCCCGCCGGGGCCCGGTAGCGGACGCCCGGGCAGGTCCCCCCCGGCCCGGGTCGTCCCGCGCCCCCGGCACGCACCGCGCGTCCCGGGGGCCGTGCCGGGTGAGGACGCGCAGAATGGAGGGGGCCTCCGCCGCGTGGGCGGGCGGCCACGGCGTGCCCCGGGCAGAGGAGGCCACTCGTGCCGTCGGACCAGCCGGGGGGCGCGCGGGCACCCGGGCCGATCCCGTCGGAGCCGGGGTCCCTGCTGGAGCACGTGCCCGTCGCCGTCCTCGGCCTCGACACGGCCGGGCGGGTCCGTTACTGGGGCCCGGGCGCGCAGGACCTCTTCGGGTACGAGGCCGGCACCGCGCTCTCCCGGCCCGCCGCGGCCCTCTTCCCCGCCCCCGCCGAGGGACCCGGCCCGGCCGAGAGACTGGTCGAGCGGGCCCTGGCGCTGGGCTACTGGCGGGTCCGGCTGCCCGTCCTGCACCGCGACGGCACCGTCCTGGACTGCGGGTTCCGCGTCTTCCCCGTGACCGGGAGCGCCGGCGGCAGCGCCGACCCCGACGGCACGGTGGTCATCGCGCTGGCCAGCAGGGGCGAGGAACTCGACCGGGTCAAGACCAACCTGGCCTTCCTCGACGCCCTCTTCGAGACCTGCCCCATCGGCCTGGTGATGCTCGACGAGGAGCTGCGCTACGTCCACCTCAACCAGGCCCTGGCCGACATGGACGGCATCCCCGTCGCCGACCACCTCGGCCGCGACACCGCCGAGATCATGATCACCGCCGACGGCGGCGAGTTCCGGCGGATGCTGCGCGCCGTGGCCGACGAGGGCCGCCCGCTGGTCGGTGTCCTGGTCCCGATGCGCACGCCCGGCCGCCCCGACGTGGACCAGGTGCGCGCCGTCAGCCTCTTCCCGCTCAGCGGGACGGCCGGCAGCCGGCCCGGCGTCGGTGGCCTGCTGGTCGACGTCACCGACCGCGAGCGGGCCCTGCTGGAGGCCACCGCCGCCCGCCGGCGCCTGGCCCTGCTGGACCGGGCCAGCGCCCGCATCGGCACCACCCTGGACGTGGACACCACCGCCCGCGAGCTGGTCGAGGCCACCATGCCCGAGTTCTGCGACGGCTCCGTGGTGGAGATGGTCGAGTGGACGTCCCCCTCCGAGGCCTTCGACCCGGACCTCCCGCTGGTCACCCGCCGGATCGCCGCCGGAACCGTCCTGCCGCCGCCCGCCCCCGAGCTGGTGTCCGCCCTGGACCGGGTGACGTACCCGCCGGGCTCCAGCATCCACCGCATGCTGAGCACCGGCCGCCCGATCCGGGTCGTCGTCGACGAGGAGTTCGCGGCCCGGACCGTCGGCGACCACGAGCGCGCCCGCCGGCTCCTCGACAGCGGCCTGGGCTGCGTGCTGATCGCCCCGCTCATCGCCCGCGGCGTCGTCCAGGGCTTCGCCGTCTTCGGCCGCTCCGCCGACCGTCCCGCCTTCACCGACCAGGACCTCGGCCTCGCCGGCGAACTCGCCTCCCGCGCCGCCCTGTGCCTGGACAACGCCCGCCTCTACAGCAGGGTCCAGGACATCTCCCTCACCCTGCAGCGCGCCCTGCTGCCCACCTCCCCGGACACGACCGCGCACGTGAGCGTCGCCCACCGCTACCTGCCGGGCAGCCGCGCCATCGAGGTCGGCGGCGACTGGTACGACGTGATCGCCCTGCCCGACGGCCGGGTGGCCCTCGTCGTCGGCGACGTCATGGGACACGGCGTGCCGGCCGCCGCCTCCATGGGCCGGCTGCGCATCACCGCCCGCGCCCTGGCCCGCCACAGCCCGGAGCCGCAGGGGCTGCTCGCCGAACTGGACGCGGCCGCCCAGGAGTCGGGCATCGAACTGGCCACCTGCCTCTACGTCGTCTACGACCCCCGCACCGGCCGTGCCCGCATCGCCAACGCCGGTCACCCGCCGCCGCTGGTGCGCCACCCCGACGGCACGGTCGAAACCCTCGGGGACGTCCTCGGCGTCCCGCTCGGGGTCGGCGGCGTCCCC is part of the Streptomyces katrae genome and harbors:
- a CDS encoding PLP-dependent cysteine synthase family protein, with the protein product MHSSATDVTPPVRTTLSGLVGNTPLLRVSEPLSPAGRGFWAKLEGFNPGGIKDRPGLHMVERARARGDLEPGARIIESTSGTLGLGLALAGMVYGHPVTLVTDPGLEPSMTRLLTAYGARVDVVCEPHPAGGWQQARRDRVTELLGQHPGSWCPDQYNNPDNTTAYTPLALELATELGHIDVLVCSVGTGGHSAGVSRALRQLYPDLKVVGVDTVGSTIFGQPARTRLMRGLGSSIYPRNVAYEQFSEVHWVAPGEAVWTCRELASSHYATGGWSVGAVALVAGWLARTLPPEARIAAVFPDGPQRYLGTVYDDDYCAAHGLLDSPPAPEPDRIGRLDEKEVTRWTRCTSVVDPLTLAAAEVSA
- a CDS encoding sensor histidine kinase; translated protein: MRPVTVRARATAGAVAVVAVALAVASVALLGLLRAGMLRNAERDAEEQAVAIAQLAAGGRLDRMRAPLHGTDFVQVVNARGRVLRATPNLAGLPALGPAAGARRPGTLFHTWRIRPLGGEHRQRVVEVTTQTPDGLVSVYVGTSLRDVDAADDTTTAALVVGGPLLLALVALVTWRVTGRALRPVEAIRAEVAEISDRDLHRRVPVPPTGDEVARLARTMNTTLDRLESSGTRQRQFIADASHELRSPLTVLRTQLEVALAVRDPELWPELISGALEDTDRLERLCSDLLLLARIDAAQPAASVPLDLGGLVRDAVDARLGDRVPVRVRAGDGVVVEGSELWLSRVVTNLLDNAQRFAAGRVELALRTSGPPDARTAVLEVCDDGPGIPAADRERVFERFTRLDDARSRDHGGAGLGLAIARDLAAHHGGTLTAEPSPAGARLVLRLPVLPPGAGVH
- a CDS encoding SpoIIE family protein phosphatase, encoding MPSDQPGGARAPGPIPSEPGSLLEHVPVAVLGLDTAGRVRYWGPGAQDLFGYEAGTALSRPAAALFPAPAEGPGPAERLVERALALGYWRVRLPVLHRDGTVLDCGFRVFPVTGSAGGSADPDGTVVIALASRGEELDRVKTNLAFLDALFETCPIGLVMLDEELRYVHLNQALADMDGIPVADHLGRDTAEIMITADGGEFRRMLRAVADEGRPLVGVLVPMRTPGRPDVDQVRAVSLFPLSGTAGSRPGVGGLLVDVTDRERALLEATAARRRLALLDRASARIGTTLDVDTTARELVEATMPEFCDGSVVEMVEWTSPSEAFDPDLPLVTRRIAAGTVLPPPAPELVSALDRVTYPPGSSIHRMLSTGRPIRVVVDEEFAARTVGDHERARRLLDSGLGCVLIAPLIARGVVQGFAVFGRSADRPAFTDQDLGLAGELASRAALCLDNARLYSRVQDISLTLQRALLPTSPDTTAHVSVAHRYLPGSRAIEVGGDWYDVIALPDGRVALVVGDVMGHGVPAAASMGRLRITARALARHSPEPQGLLAELDAAAQESGIELATCLYVVYDPRTGRARIANAGHPPPLVRHPDGTVETLGDVLGVPLGVGGVPFRSTRTELPDGAVLALYTDGLVETRGRDIDAGLDALRAELARAAGPLEQEADRILAALLPDGATDDTVLVLARLGRAGDEDREPYED
- a CDS encoding universal stress protein codes for the protein MRRRVVAGVSGSPGSLTALHRAAVEARLRGAELWAVLAWQAPGGGLGSRTSCVCSPLPECRAAAVERLREALDAAFGAGGPGVTLAGQAVRGLPGAALVDAVRDGEDLLVVGAGPRGGLLGALRPSVARYCLAHAPCPVLTVPPSPLEAELHAVRRRNAWRIPLDARELDAREPRP
- a CDS encoding MDR family MFS transporter; amino-acid sequence: MKGTLAQVRTYERSVRLLMVNQFTINLGFYMLMPYLATHLAGPLGLAGWTVGLILGVRNFSQQGMFLVGGTLADRLGYKPMIVAGLVLRVAGFATLGLVDSVPALVAASAATGLAGALFNPASRAYLAADAGERRVEAFALFNVFYQAGILLGPLVGMVLTGVDFRVTCLVAAGIFAVLSLVQIRALPQRRGEVSPAQRAPEQREGVLAQWRGILRNRPFLLFSVAMIGSYVMTFQVYMALPLEVRRIGGEGRFASAAVAVLFAVSGLSTILFQTRVTAWCKARMEPGRALAWGLFAMGAAFLPLLAATALPAPESVTGTRLLAAVPPALSALLLAVGTMIAYPFEMDTIVRLSGDRLVATHYGLYNTVCGVGIALGNLLTGAALDAARAAGMSALPWLALFALGLGCTAALYGLHRTGRLAAPAPLPREAVPA
- a CDS encoding class I SAM-dependent methyltransferase, producing the protein MNVRTQDGSAGDVDYGAIGSGCSSFRRPDTRIARFIAEALGDARTVLNVGAGAGSYENAAREVTAVEPSRSMRLRRPARLVRAVDAVAEDLPFADGAFDAAMTLFSVHQWSDVTRGLREMRRVTRGPVVVLTCAPSLVRDFWLYEYAPEVLDTEARRYPRVEDIAAALGGTGTVHTVPVPLDCTDGFNEAYYGRPEMLLDPAARQACSAWSFVDDGVRERFDESLRRDLASGAWDARHGHLRTQSTYEGSLVLVRATPEPA
- a CDS encoding response regulator transcription factor, yielding MRVLVVEDERRLAAALQRGLQSEGFTVDVAHDGPQGLWLACEHDYDLIVLDIMLPGLNGYRVCARLRAAGNEAGILMLTAKDGEYDEAEALDTGADDFLSKPFSYLVLVARLRALGRRTGRRGPQALLLGDLLLDPARHLCSRGETEIRLTAREFAVLEYLARRPGEVVPKREILEQVWDSAFDGDPNVVEVHVSAVRRKIDAPFGRSALETVRGVGYRLAADGG